A stretch of DNA from Cryptomeria japonica chromosome 4, Sugi_1.0, whole genome shotgun sequence:
AGTCATAATTACTGCACAATTTCTAACTAGATTTACTTGGTAATTAATACATGCAGGCCCTATGGAGGAAAATCACTGGTACGATATGACTTTCCCGGAAACAGAGGTTCTTCTGTTATTTTTTACTTCGACAGAATACGTTCTTCCTCCATTTCTGAAATCGATGAaaaaactaaaatttctgatgataTCCAATTGCGGTACAAAGAAGGCAACGGTGAAAGGTCTAGATGTCTTATCTTCACTCAATCAACTAAAGAGCGTCCGCTTTGAGAGGTTGTTTTCACCCCTTGGTGTAAAAGAGAACATTGAAGCACTGCAGAACATAGAGAAGTTATCAATGAGTTTATGTGAAGGATTTGGAAATATATCCACACTCACCAAGCTACAAGATTTTAACCTTGACCACTTCAGTGGATTGGAGGAGTTACCCCTCGGTATCTGCAATATGCCCTCCATTCTGTCCTTGTCTATTACCAATTACCATCTGCTTCAGATGTTACCAGATGATATAGGAAATATGAGCTCTCTCAGAATGCTAAGGTTATCGGTATTACCATGCTTGAAAGAGCTTCCTCGATCAATTGGAAAACTTGAACAGTTGGAATATTTAGACATTTCAGCATGCGAAGGCTTGAAAGAACTTCCAAAGGAAATAGGAAAACTCAAGAAATTGAAGGAATTTGATATGAGAGAGTGTTCCCGTTTGAAGGCGTTACCTACAACAGTTTGTGACCTAAGTTCCCTGAAGCTTGTTATCTGCGATGAGAAGATTGGCAAGCAGTGGTTGCGGGCCAGGAATATTTCTATTCCGGAGCTGCGAGTTGAAATTGTTGAGGCACATTTTAGTTTGGATTGGCTTGATGAGTGACATTATTATGAATGTCTactgttttttttttaatgaataagtGATTGTAAATGGGTATCTAATAAGACTTTGTGTCATAACGATTGTAAATGGGTATCTAATAAGGCTTTGAACCAGAACCCATTCTATTTATTAGATTATGGAAGATATTCAAATTTAATTAGCGTAATTTATTTACTAGAGATGttagaataaataaattatttattgcaAAAAATAAGCTGACATAACTGCTTGCAACTGCATTATGTCATTTACCGCCACTTTTCATTAATGAATAATAAATTCTACACCAACTTCTAAATGGAATCTTgtatatttttctataaattgaataTGATATGGAAATATCTATGTACTACATTTGTAGTTTACTTTATCTTTGtgttatgttttttcaattttcttcTCTCTCATCTTGAAGTACAAGATCCAAACATCTTGAGATCCTTGTAAAGAATCTAATAAATTTTCATGTTTTCTGATGATAACCAACACAAGGTTACTTTAATTTTCATCTTATTACtatgatcattttttattttatttgagtgTTGTAATCATTCTTTACAAAATTGTATGTACAATTTCAATGTATTTTATTTCCCAAGGCTTTTCTTTGTTTTGTATAAAATCAAAATGTGGTTGAATCGAAAAATGTTAAAAGGTAGAGATGGTTGGTTGTGTTGCACTCTACTAGGGTTTGTGTCTTTCTTGTAGTTCTTGGCATCCCTTATGCCACTTTGCACTCTTGATCCAATAAACTCTTTATTGTCTTATATTTATTGtattccttttt
This window harbors:
- the LOC131079810 gene encoding probable disease resistance protein At4g33300; translation: MVSTIASSTLGESHKAWRRAMNKISTRKYKSDYNRKGLFRLPQINIWVYVRKLQRHDAFATLSELARRNLLNLTNNARGNTAIQYGNASELYFSQLDVMRDVAMYLRHQDNVLHHKRLVIERQNSGLLGKCDLLNDSAIDTQILSIVTGPMEENHWYDMTFPETEVLLLFFTSTEYVLPPFLKSMKKLKFLMISNCGTKKATVKGLDVLSSLNQLKSVRFERLFSPLGVKENIEALQNIEKLSMSLCEGFGNISTLTKLQDFNLDHFSGLEELPLGICNMPSILSLSITNYHLLQMLPDDIGNMSSLRMLRLSVLPCLKELPRSIGKLEQLEYLDISACEGLKELPKEIGKLKKLKEFDMRECSRLKALPTTVCDLSSLKLVICDEKIGKQWLRARNISIPELRVEIVEAHFSLDWLDE